A stretch of Alkalicella caledoniensis DNA encodes these proteins:
- a CDS encoding class I SAM-dependent methyltransferase — MGYSLLAKYYDRFMSDFPYLRWGDFIISQIDVTKPTLELACGTGNLTIELFKKGIDVHGLDLNSQMLTIAKSKAVEQNLDIGFYHQNMINASLAGFSNIICPCDGINSLLSHKQLNMFFQNISMQLKGTLIFDFSTSHKLKKLSEQIFYEDYDDITYYWKTKYLKTRDIANLELTFFEKSKLGYYIREDLIIRQKGFTVKEIEKILINHGFSIEGIYDDYTLVSASNDSERVVFVCKI, encoded by the coding sequence ATGGGATACTCACTTTTAGCAAAATACTATGATAGATTTATGTCAGATTTCCCCTACCTTCGGTGGGGGGATTTTATTATATCCCAGATCGATGTAACCAAACCTACACTTGAGCTGGCCTGTGGTACAGGGAACCTAACCATTGAATTATTTAAAAAAGGCATAGACGTACATGGGTTAGATTTAAACAGCCAAATGCTTACAATAGCAAAAAGCAAAGCTGTAGAGCAGAACCTTGATATAGGTTTTTATCATCAAAATATGATAAATGCATCTTTAGCTGGTTTTTCAAATATTATCTGTCCATGTGATGGTATAAACAGCTTATTATCCCATAAACAACTAAACATGTTTTTTCAAAACATATCCATGCAGCTTAAAGGAACCTTGATTTTTGATTTTAGCACAAGCCATAAACTAAAAAAACTGTCAGAGCAAATTTTCTATGAGGACTATGATGATATTACATATTACTGGAAAACTAAGTACTTAAAAACCAGAGATATAGCCAACTTAGAATTAACTTTTTTTGAAAAAAGCAAATTAGGGTATTATATAAGAGAAGATCTTATTATCAGACAGAAAGGTTTCACAGTCAAAGAAATTGAAAAAATTCTAATAAACCATGGATTTAGCATAGAAGGCATTTACGATGATTACACATTGGTCAGTGCCTCAAATGACAGTGAACGTGTGGTTTTTGTATGTAAAATATAA
- a CDS encoding DUF1858 domain-containing protein, whose product MITKEMTIREVLQKDPKTADVFMKYGMHCLGCPSATGESVAQAAMVHGIDVDKLIEDLNKVL is encoded by the coding sequence ATGATAACTAAAGAAATGACCATTAGAGAAGTACTACAAAAAGATCCTAAAACAGCTGATGTTTTTATGAAATACGGCATGCACTGCCTAGGATGCCCATCAGCAACTGGTGAGTCAGTAGCTCAAGCAGCAATGGTTCACGGTATTGATGTAGACAAACTAATCGAAGATTTAAACAAAGTTCTATAG
- a CDS encoding ribosomal-processing cysteine protease Prp, whose product MVKIKIFKKKDNYIGYQLKGHSKFASSGEDIVCAGISSLAQTTLIAIERLVVSDVEHNVDSGYLTVDYPMNLNDEQKAKVNLLTEAMYLGLKEIENQYGKHIEVSVISV is encoded by the coding sequence ATGGTTAAGATCAAAATCTTCAAAAAAAAAGATAACTACATTGGATATCAACTAAAAGGACACAGCAAATTTGCTTCTAGTGGTGAAGATATAGTTTGTGCAGGGATTTCATCTTTAGCACAAACAACATTAATAGCTATAGAAAGACTTGTAGTTTCAGACGTAGAACATAATGTTGATTCAGGATACTTAACAGTAGACTACCCAATGAATTTAAATGACGAACAAAAAGCAAAGGTTAACTTGTTAACTGAAGCGATGTATTTAGGCTTAAAAGAAATAGAAAATCAGTACGGTAAACATATTGAAGTTTCTGTTATCTCTGTTTAA
- the rsfS gene encoding ribosome silencing factor — translation MEKIFEGVKNIVKAIDDKKGVDIKVLDLQGITEIADYFVIATGNNKAHISSLSDNVEEKLKEIGFEVVRKQGQDEGEWIILDYGDIVVHLFREETRRFYDLEKFWRSAKTVEIAI, via the coding sequence ATGGAGAAGATTTTCGAAGGTGTTAAAAATATAGTAAAAGCAATTGACGATAAAAAAGGCGTTGATATAAAGGTATTAGATTTACAAGGTATAACTGAAATAGCAGATTATTTCGTTATAGCAACTGGTAATAACAAGGCTCATATCTCAAGTTTAAGTGATAATGTTGAAGAAAAACTAAAAGAGATAGGGTTTGAGGTGGTTAGAAAACAAGGGCAAGATGAAGGTGAATGGATCATTTTAGATTACGGGGACATTGTGGTACATCTATTTAGGGAAGAAACCAGAAGGTTTTATGACTTAGAAAAATTCTGGCGTAGTGCTAAAACAGTAGAAATAGCAATATAA
- a CDS encoding LCP family protein, protein MNYSRSQRFGRKKRSKGKALIRISLLLVLIGFVFYTYRTVGLITALQGRDGYFEKSLDGRENYLISYIDEQVETTFIISMDKIGPGYLINIPNYTRVDSNEQKILLTELYNQTGKEGLITAINNLFNDSLPVSGYIILERQGLESLVDTVGGLSINIETVFEVDSLVLLPGQRSLMKESAVKYFSHIDTENKESYMQRQVETLQTIFDDYFKWSRSLSLLSGLSKIDGYFDTSMSIRELAWFRNMIDEANNRETYLMTIPGNAELIGDRDFWIVNSNKVTSAITNIQSNTPVIFPEDISVRVLNGNGVAGIASRYSEIISALGYTNIQADNADRLNYTQTIIQYNAQYKHIAEEVLAAISVDAQLVETHSEAGITVILGQDVQ, encoded by the coding sequence ATGAACTACTCTAGAAGTCAACGTTTTGGGCGCAAAAAAAGGTCAAAGGGAAAAGCATTGATAAGAATTTCCCTGCTACTTGTATTAATAGGATTTGTTTTTTATACTTACAGAACCGTTGGCCTGATTACAGCCTTACAAGGTAGAGATGGATACTTTGAAAAATCATTAGATGGTAGGGAAAACTATTTGATTTCCTACATTGATGAGCAAGTTGAAACAACATTCATAATTTCCATGGACAAAATTGGTCCGGGATATCTAATAAATATTCCAAACTACACTAGGGTTGATTCCAACGAACAAAAGATTTTACTTACAGAACTTTATAATCAAACTGGAAAAGAAGGTCTAATTACAGCAATTAATAACCTATTTAATGACTCTTTGCCTGTCAGTGGATACATAATTCTGGAAAGACAAGGGCTAGAATCTTTAGTTGACACCGTAGGTGGGCTAAGTATCAATATCGAAACAGTATTTGAGGTTGACTCACTAGTGTTATTACCTGGCCAGAGAAGTTTAATGAAGGAATCTGCAGTTAAATATTTTAGTCATATAGACACTGAAAATAAGGAAAGCTATATGCAACGACAAGTTGAAACACTTCAGACTATATTTGATGATTACTTTAAATGGTCTAGGTCCTTGTCTTTGCTTTCTGGACTTTCAAAAATAGACGGATATTTCGATACTAGTATGTCCATAAGGGAATTAGCTTGGTTTAGAAATATGATAGATGAAGCCAATAACAGAGAAACATATCTTATGACAATCCCTGGAAATGCAGAGTTAATAGGAGATAGAGATTTTTGGATTGTGAACAGTAATAAGGTCACATCTGCCATCACAAATATACAAAGCAATACCCCAGTTATATTTCCTGAGGACATATCTGTACGTGTTCTCAACGGGAATGGAGTAGCTGGAATAGCCAGTAGATATAGCGAAATAATTTCTGCTTTAGGGTACACAAATATCCAAGCTGACAACGCAGATAGACTGAACTACACACAAACAATAATTCAGTATAATGCACAATACAAACATATAGCAGAGGAAGTTCTTGCAGCTATTTCAGTGGATGCTCAATTAGTTGAAACCCATTCAGAAGCAGGAATAACTGTAATTTTAGGTCAAGATGTACAATAG
- the rpmA gene encoding 50S ribosomal protein L27: MLRFDLQLFASKKGVGSSKNGRDSHSKRLGVKRQSGQFVTAGSIIVRQRGTKIHPGNNVGIGGDDTLFATIDGVVAFERKGKDKKQVSIYAKDQVANA; this comes from the coding sequence GTGCTAAGATTTGACCTTCAACTATTTGCATCTAAAAAAGGTGTAGGTAGTTCTAAAAACGGTAGGGATAGTCATTCCAAAAGACTCGGTGTAAAAAGACAATCTGGTCAATTTGTTACAGCTGGTTCAATCATTGTACGCCAAAGGGGAACTAAAATTCACCCTGGTAACAATGTAGGAATCGGTGGAGATGATACTTTATTCGCTACAATCGATGGCGTTGTTGCCTTTGAAAGAAAAGGTAAAGACAAAAAGCAAGTATCCATTTATGCAAAAGACCAAGTGGCAAACGCATAA
- the nadD gene encoding nicotinate-nucleotide adenylyltransferase, which yields MENKILFFGGSFNPIHTGHLILAQHCAEQLKIPRVVFLPTGNPPHKMLEIESKHRLQMLELALKGNELFEICHYEISKKEISYTYQSIEFLKREFQCEVYFFVGGDSLLDIHKWKEPKKILTNCNLVYAKRPGFELDIKMHLQSNNLPNDRIIEVPTPLIEISSTTIREKVKLGKSIKYYVPENVEIYIYQNNLYK from the coding sequence ATGGAAAATAAAATTTTGTTCTTTGGAGGGTCATTTAACCCCATTCACACAGGGCATTTAATACTGGCTCAACATTGCGCAGAACAGTTAAAAATACCTAGGGTGGTTTTTCTGCCAACTGGAAACCCACCCCATAAAATGCTCGAGATAGAATCCAAACATCGTTTGCAAATGCTTGAACTTGCATTAAAAGGTAATGAACTATTTGAAATCTGTCATTATGAAATTTCTAAGAAAGAAATAAGCTATACATATCAATCAATTGAGTTTTTAAAAAGAGAATTTCAGTGTGAGGTGTATTTCTTTGTAGGTGGTGATTCCCTATTAGATATTCATAAATGGAAGGAGCCTAAAAAAATCCTTACAAATTGCAACCTAGTTTATGCTAAAAGGCCAGGTTTTGAGCTAGACATAAAAATGCACTTACAGAGTAATAACTTACCTAATGATAGAATTATTGAAGTTCCTACACCCTTAATTGAGATATCCTCAACTACAATAAGAGAAAAAGTAAAATTAGGAAAAAGCATAAAATACTACGTTCCAGAAAATGTTGAAATATATATATACCAAAACAACTTGTATAAATAA
- a CDS encoding Crp/Fnr family transcriptional regulator, translating into MIKLTIDTVKKLDLFSNADPETLEVITKLLKIRTYPKGSYVFLEDQPAFGICFLINGSVKITKSDSSGKEHILKLVKESSVFGEVVLFNGGNYPATAITIQDSEIAILYNNDLEEQIKTDPQLALNLIKIISVRLRNAQDKIKQLALMDTKRRLYSLIINWSNNSERKGDSIYIDVSLTQQEIADLIGTTRETVTRTLKELKDSKVIEMSKGQIILLDMDRLKTYALI; encoded by the coding sequence GTGATAAAGTTGACAATTGATACTGTAAAAAAGTTAGATCTATTTTCTAATGCTGATCCTGAAACACTAGAGGTAATCACAAAGCTGCTTAAAATAAGGACATACCCTAAAGGGAGTTATGTTTTTTTGGAAGACCAGCCGGCTTTTGGAATATGTTTCTTAATAAATGGCTCAGTAAAAATAACTAAATCTGATAGCTCAGGTAAAGAACATATACTTAAGCTTGTAAAGGAAAGCTCTGTTTTTGGAGAGGTTGTATTGTTCAATGGAGGAAACTATCCAGCAACAGCCATAACAATCCAAGATTCTGAAATAGCAATTTTATACAACAATGATCTGGAAGAGCAGATCAAAACTGACCCTCAACTTGCCTTGAACTTAATCAAAATAATTTCTGTAAGGTTGAGAAATGCTCAAGACAAAATAAAGCAATTAGCTCTCATGGATACAAAAAGAAGGCTTTACTCCCTTATTATTAACTGGAGTAACAATTCTGAGAGAAAAGGTGACAGCATATACATCGATGTGTCCCTAACTCAACAGGAGATTGCAGACCTTATAGGGACAACCCGAGAAACTGTTACTAGAACCTTAAAGGAATTGAAAGACTCAAAAGTTATTGAAATGAGTAAAGGACAAATAATTTTGCTAGATATGGATAGGCTAAAAACCTATGCATTGATATAA
- a CDS encoding Spo0B domain-containing protein: MFLMMILAILLITYLILKIKTGKKLSTIFRHDLYNDLQLVDGYIYLNNQEKASGYLKSAYEKKDLYSLLDKSNLIVQLCYLNIYDTIHKKTSKFNIYIDEKILGKVFFSMSFAKTTIIVVKFLKATEFTNLELDIDSDSIEICLDETIKTFSF; this comes from the coding sequence ATGTTTTTAATGATGATTTTGGCTATACTACTAATTACATATCTAATTTTAAAAATAAAAACTGGTAAAAAGTTGAGCACAATTTTTCGCCACGATTTATACAATGACTTACAGTTAGTGGATGGATATATTTATCTAAATAACCAGGAAAAAGCATCAGGTTACCTTAAATCTGCATATGAGAAAAAAGATCTTTACTCTTTGCTAGACAAAAGCAATTTAATAGTACAACTATGTTATTTAAATATATATGATACAATTCACAAAAAGACTTCTAAGTTTAATATATACATAGATGAAAAAATTTTAGGAAAAGTGTTTTTTTCTATGAGTTTTGCTAAAACTACTATTATAGTAGTGAAGTTTCTCAAGGCAACAGAGTTTACTAACCTAGAGTTGGATATAGACTCTGACTCAATTGAGATTTGTTTAGATGAAACCATAAAAACTTTTTCTTTTTGA
- a CDS encoding TIGR03936 family radical SAM-associated protein: MHKYWLKYAKGENVRFISHLDLLRAMDRAIRRAGVPIAYSQGFNPHPKLSFATPLSVGVVSHGDYLEMELTEELEPQDIMETMNPKLPEGIEILEMEKLDGRKPTLGAIVAATLYKVEIKDDLDNQIQELLNEKELMIERTNKKGTKIIDIRPLIYNIYTKGNCIYMLLATSSSANVKPKEVLNLLSIDNPNIDKEETFCRDENEKFITPLEWLKN, from the coding sequence ATGCATAAGTATTGGCTTAAATATGCCAAAGGAGAAAATGTAAGGTTTATTTCCCACCTTGACCTGTTGCGTGCAATGGATAGGGCTATAAGGAGAGCAGGAGTCCCCATAGCCTACTCTCAAGGGTTTAACCCCCATCCAAAGCTTAGCTTTGCAACACCCCTTTCCGTAGGTGTTGTTTCCCATGGAGACTACTTAGAAATGGAACTTACTGAGGAACTGGAGCCCCAAGATATTATGGAGACCATGAACCCAAAGCTTCCAGAGGGCATAGAGATTTTGGAAATGGAAAAACTTGATGGAAGAAAACCTACTTTGGGAGCTATCGTAGCTGCCACCTTATATAAAGTAGAAATAAAGGATGATTTAGACAATCAGATTCAGGAGCTATTAAATGAAAAGGAACTGATGATTGAAAGAACCAATAAAAAGGGAACTAAAATAATTGACATACGTCCCCTTATTTATAACATATATACTAAAGGTAACTGCATATATATGCTACTGGCTACAAGTAGCAGTGCAAATGTAAAACCTAAAGAAGTGCTAAACCTTCTATCAATAGACAACCCTAATATTGACAAAGAAGAGACTTTTTGCCGTGATGAAAATGAGAAGTTTATTACCCCTTTGGAGTGGTTAAAGAACTAA
- a CDS encoding Rne/Rng family ribonuclease — translation MKKEIIISYRENNTRVALVENGQLVEFYTEGESNTRSVGNIYKGKVKDILPGMQAAFVDIGFNKNAFLYVDDIIRNDEKKEYTIDQLLKKGQDIMVQVSKEQIGTKGARVTGQLTLPGRHLVLMPYNNYVGISRRIEDEYERERLKDIADSIKDPNMGVIVRTVAVGVSKEELEKDLDLLIGLWNNTLENYSNYQSPSLVYSDLDLVERALRDLFDKQVDHIYIDNPEQYRKISQILKRKSNHLMDKVNLYQSKRPILFQFGVERDLEKAFQRKVWLKNGSYLVIDQLEALTVIDVNTGKFVGTDNLADTVVQTNLEAVKEICRQIRLRDVSGIIIVDFIDMLRETDKELVLTFLEQEMKKDQTKGQILGITKLGLVELTRKKVRKGIYNSLQQLCPLCTGMGKTMTDFSIKMFLQDKIRNYIYENGKKDLEITIHESLEEAIKEEIQSLEDDLDITIAIITSDNVEKNYLSIQ, via the coding sequence TTGAAAAAAGAAATAATTATTAGCTATAGAGAAAATAACACACGGGTAGCACTAGTTGAAAATGGCCAATTGGTTGAGTTCTATACAGAAGGAGAAAGCAATACCCGGAGTGTTGGAAACATATATAAAGGCAAAGTGAAAGATATTCTTCCAGGTATGCAAGCTGCTTTTGTAGATATAGGGTTTAATAAAAATGCATTCTTGTACGTTGATGATATAATAAGAAATGATGAGAAGAAGGAATACACAATAGATCAACTCCTCAAAAAGGGTCAAGATATAATGGTGCAAGTTTCAAAAGAGCAAATAGGTACTAAAGGAGCAAGGGTTACTGGGCAGTTGACACTACCAGGTAGGCACCTTGTCCTTATGCCGTATAATAATTACGTTGGTATCTCTAGAAGAATCGAAGATGAGTATGAAAGAGAGCGTCTTAAAGACATAGCAGACTCTATAAAAGACCCAAATATGGGAGTTATTGTACGTACAGTGGCTGTAGGTGTGTCTAAAGAGGAATTAGAAAAAGACCTAGATTTGTTAATCGGGCTTTGGAATAATACCCTTGAAAACTACAGTAACTATCAAAGCCCATCACTGGTCTATAGTGATTTGGACTTGGTTGAAAGGGCACTGAGGGATCTTTTTGATAAACAAGTGGATCATATTTATATAGATAATCCAGAACAGTATAGGAAAATTTCTCAAATTCTAAAACGTAAATCAAATCACTTAATGGACAAGGTAAACCTTTACCAATCTAAGCGACCTATTTTATTTCAATTTGGTGTAGAACGTGACCTGGAAAAAGCATTCCAAAGGAAGGTTTGGCTGAAAAACGGATCTTACTTAGTAATTGATCAGCTTGAAGCACTAACAGTAATTGATGTTAATACAGGTAAATTTGTAGGAACAGATAATCTAGCTGATACAGTTGTCCAAACAAACTTAGAAGCAGTAAAGGAAATCTGTAGGCAAATACGATTAAGGGATGTAAGTGGAATTATAATAGTAGATTTTATAGATATGTTACGGGAAACAGACAAGGAGCTTGTTTTAACATTTTTAGAACAAGAAATGAAGAAAGACCAAACAAAAGGTCAAATTTTAGGGATTACTAAGCTAGGCCTTGTGGAATTGACAAGAAAAAAGGTTAGAAAAGGTATTTATAACTCATTACAACAGCTATGTCCATTGTGTACAGGGATGGGTAAGACAATGACGGACTTTTCTATTAAGATGTTCCTACAAGATAAAATAAGAAACTATATATACGAAAATGGAAAGAAGGACCTTGAAATTACAATTCATGAGTCTTTAGAAGAAGCCATAAAAGAAGAGATACAATCCCTTGAAGATGATCTAGATATAACAATAGCTATTATAACCTCTGATAATGTGGAAAAAAACTATTTATCCATACAATAA
- the yhbY gene encoding ribosome assembly RNA-binding protein YhbY: MLTSKQKKHLKSLANTLDSIFQVGKNDLSENLIKQLDDALEARELIKIKILKNSIVKKDDAAEEIAKATNSEVVQILGSVITLYRKSKKSRIELPS; the protein is encoded by the coding sequence ATGCTAACTAGTAAACAAAAAAAACACTTAAAAAGCCTAGCAAACACTTTAGATTCAATTTTTCAAGTAGGAAAAAACGATCTATCTGAGAATCTTATAAAACAATTAGATGATGCATTAGAAGCTAGAGAACTAATAAAAATAAAGATACTTAAAAACAGTATCGTAAAAAAAGACGATGCAGCTGAAGAAATAGCTAAAGCAACCAACAGTGAAGTTGTACAAATACTAGGATCAGTTATTACCCTTTACAGAAAATCAAAGAAAAGCAGAATTGAGCTACCTAGCTAA
- the obgE gene encoding GTPase ObgE, with product MFVDKTKIYVKAGDGGHGAATFRREKYVAYGGPDGGDGGTGGSIIFRADPNINTLIDFRFKRKHKAENGVNGARKKCHGRRGENLVLNIPVGTIVREAQTGHLIADLSEEGQEEIIVKGGRGGRGNARFVNSVRQAPTIAERGEPGVEIEVLLELKLLADVGLVGFPNVGKSTFLSKVTKAEPKIGNYHFTTIHPNLGVAKAKDKSFVIADIPGLIEGAHEGAGLGLQFLRHIERTRMLLHVIDISGSENRDPYEDFTSINNELKMYNEKLAELPQVIVANKIDLLEDSTQVIEEFKAKINNQYEIFPLSAATKEGIEDLLNYLATKLETIPKVEIFKAEDFKVYKPEPEEEFTISKDNEVFVVHGKNIEKLVAMTNFDNTDSVLRFQRIFRKIGIEDALRQKGVKEGDTVRILDMEFDFQ from the coding sequence ATGTTTGTAGATAAAACTAAGATTTATGTAAAAGCTGGGGACGGTGGCCATGGAGCTGCTACCTTTAGAAGAGAAAAGTATGTAGCATACGGTGGACCAGATGGTGGTGATGGCGGTACAGGGGGGAGCATTATATTTAGAGCTGACCCCAACATTAATACACTAATAGACTTCCGCTTTAAAAGAAAACACAAAGCGGAAAATGGTGTTAATGGTGCTAGAAAAAAATGTCATGGTAGACGAGGAGAAAATCTAGTACTAAATATACCCGTAGGTACCATAGTTCGTGAAGCACAAACCGGCCACTTGATCGCTGACCTGTCTGAAGAAGGGCAGGAAGAAATAATTGTTAAGGGCGGTAGAGGCGGTCGTGGTAACGCCCGTTTTGTAAACTCTGTAAGACAAGCCCCTACAATAGCTGAAAGGGGTGAACCGGGAGTAGAAATAGAAGTTCTTTTAGAACTTAAACTCCTAGCTGATGTGGGCCTCGTTGGATTCCCAAATGTAGGTAAGTCAACCTTTCTTTCTAAAGTAACAAAGGCAGAGCCTAAGATAGGTAATTATCACTTTACTACTATTCATCCGAACTTGGGTGTTGCAAAAGCCAAGGATAAATCATTTGTTATCGCAGATATTCCAGGGCTTATAGAAGGTGCCCATGAGGGCGCAGGACTTGGGCTTCAGTTTTTGAGACATATAGAAAGAACAAGAATGTTACTACATGTAATCGACATATCAGGATCTGAAAATAGAGATCCCTATGAAGATTTTACAAGTATAAATAATGAGCTAAAGATGTACAATGAAAAACTAGCTGAACTACCTCAAGTTATAGTGGCTAATAAAATTGATCTTCTAGAAGATTCCACTCAAGTTATTGAAGAGTTCAAAGCTAAAATTAATAACCAGTATGAAATTTTTCCTCTTTCAGCAGCAACTAAAGAAGGAATTGAGGACTTACTTAATTATCTAGCAACAAAGCTTGAAACAATTCCTAAAGTTGAGATATTTAAGGCGGAAGATTTTAAGGTGTATAAACCAGAGCCTGAAGAGGAGTTCACTATCTCGAAAGATAACGAAGTTTTCGTGGTACATGGTAAAAACATTGAAAAACTCGTGGCCATGACAAACTTTGATAACACAGATAGTGTTTTAAGGTTCCAACGCATCTTTAGAAAAATAGGTATAGAAGATGCATTGAGACAAAAGGGGGTCAAAGAAGGAGACACTGTAAGGATCTTAGATATGGAATTTGATTTTCAGTAA
- the rplU gene encoding 50S ribosomal protein L21 codes for MYAIIKTGGKQYKVSEGDVIKVEKLDASIDDVVEINDVLALSNGTSLTVGNPVVEGAKVQVKVLEHDKAKKIIVFKYKPKKNYRRKTGHRQPFTKVVVEKIVN; via the coding sequence ATGTACGCTATCATTAAAACAGGTGGAAAACAGTATAAAGTTTCAGAAGGCGATGTTATAAAAGTTGAAAAACTTGACGCTAGCATTGATGACGTTGTTGAAATCAATGACGTATTGGCTCTTTCTAATGGGACTAGCCTTACTGTTGGTAACCCGGTTGTTGAAGGTGCTAAAGTTCAAGTTAAGGTTTTAGAACACGATAAAGCTAAAAAAATCATCGTGTTTAAATATAAACCTAAAAAGAACTATCGCCGTAAAACTGGTCACCGTCAACCATTTACTAAAGTTGTTGTTGAAAAAATCGTTAACTAG